GTACGCACCCAGGTGCTGCGACCGGCAATGCGCACCACCTCGCCGAATGTACCCTCGACCTCGATACGATCGCCCACCTTCACGGGCCGCTCGACCAGCAGAATAAGCCCGGAGACGAAATTAGAGACGACGCTCTGCAGGCCGAGGCCGACGCCCACACCCAACGCGCCGCCCAATACCACCAGGCTGCTCAGGTCCACACCCAACGACTGAATTCCGATCGTCAGGCCAAATACAAAGAACAGATAGGAACTGAAGCGGGCCAGTGCGTACTGTTGTCCCGGCTCCATCGACGTGTGCGGCAGTACGCGCCGCTGCAGAAAGTGTCGCAGCATCCGGGAGAAGACCGTCAGTGCCAGCAGGAAGAGCAGGCACTTGGCCAGAAAGAGCGGCGTGACCGGCAAGCCGCCCAGTTCGAACAGCGAGCGATTCAGGTATGCGACGACGTTCCCGCCCAGCATGCCCGCTAGATTCGGCACCATCACCGGAATGGCCGCACCGTATAGCAGAAGCAGTCCGATCAATACGACGGCATAGAGCAGGAACCGGCTCTCCATGGTTCTCATGGGCCACACTCTCCTCGGGAAGATTCCCTCGCGAGCGCAGCATAACCCGCCGTGCGCGGAAAATCATGCGCTACTTGCGAAAACAGGCGGTGTAAGATGCCCGCTTGCGCTCGCCAAGTTGAAGGAGGGCTTCATGAAGGCTTACTTGCTGCTGGGCATTCTCTTGTGCCACGCCGCCCCTGCAATCGCAGCCGATGCCGGCGCGCCACCCGAACCGAACGTTGTCCGCTATGAAGCCAAGCAAAGTGAGCTGAAGTTCGTGTACGGGGTGGCAGCACCCGTGGCGCATTTGCGTTCCGGTGATGTCCTGGAGACCAACACCTTCGACGCCTTCGGCAATTCGGTCCAGAAGCCAGGCGACAAGTTCGACCCGTCCAAGGGGCCGAACCCGCTGACGGGGCCGTTCTATGTGGAGAACGCCCAGCCGGGCGACACTCTGGCCGTCCACATCATGAGCGTCGAGGTCGACAGCGATCAGGGAGCGGGCGAAATGGGCCCCGGTTTCGGTGCCCTGAACTCGAGTTTCTATACACCCATGCTCAACCCGGACTTGCCGGAGCGCATTTACTTCTATCCTGTCGACAGGAAGTCCGGCACCGCCACATTTCACGCCCAGGATTCGGACTTCACGGTCAAGATTCCCATGCATCCCTTTCTCGGCTGCATCGGGGTAGCGCCCCCGATGGGCGAAGCGCGCGCTTCCATCACGCCAGGGGAATGGGGAGGCAATATGGACGCGCCCGAGATCAGCGCGGGCCACACGATCTATTTTCCCGTGAATGTGGAAGGCGCATTGCTCTACCTGGGGGACGGCCACGCAGCCCAGGGCGACGGTGAAGTCGCAGGCACCGGGATCGAGATTCCCATGCGCGTGCGCCTAAGGGTAGAAGTCATCAAGGGCCGGCGGCTCAGTTGGCCGCGGCTGGAGAACGACACCTCCATCATGGCGCTCGGCGCGTATCGCCCGCTGGACGATGCGCTGCGCATCGCCTTCACCGAACTCATCGACTGGATCCACACCGACTATGGCCTCTCGAAGCTGGACGCTTACGAATTGCTCTCCAAGGTGGCGCAGATACACCTGACGGAGATGGTGGATCCCAACTACGTGGTCATCGCGAAGATGCCCAAGAAGTACCTGCCGGCGAAGAAGAGATAGGGGCGGATCAGGCCTTTTCGGGTTTGTCCCGGCGCGTGGGCATGGCGTCGTGAATGCGCTCACGAAAGCTGCCTTTTAGGCCGCCGCCCAGCGATACCGCGTCCTCGCCGAACTTGTCGCGCAGGCGGTCGGCGGCGCCCAGCGCTTTTTGCCAGCGCTGGTGCTGCTCGCGGTCGAGGAGCCCGATCTGCCCTTCCTCCGGCGCGAAGCCTGACACATGCACGCCCAGCAGGCGAACCTTCGCGCCACGCTTCCAATTCTGGCGGAAGAGGTTCCGCACTGCCGTGGCGACTTCGGTGTCCAGTTGCGTGGCGTGCTCGAGCGTGCGGGCGCGCGTAATGGTGTGGAAGTCCTCGTAGCGCAGCTTCAGCTGCACCGTGCGCGCGTACAGGCCCTGCTCGCGCAAG
This genomic stretch from Terriglobales bacterium harbors:
- a CDS encoding acetamidase/formamidase family protein, encoding MKAYLLLGILLCHAAPAIAADAGAPPEPNVVRYEAKQSELKFVYGVAAPVAHLRSGDVLETNTFDAFGNSVQKPGDKFDPSKGPNPLTGPFYVENAQPGDTLAVHIMSVEVDSDQGAGEMGPGFGALNSSFYTPMLNPDLPERIYFYPVDRKSGTATFHAQDSDFTVKIPMHPFLGCIGVAPPMGEARASITPGEWGGNMDAPEISAGHTIYFPVNVEGALLYLGDGHAAQGDGEVAGTGIEIPMRVRLRVEVIKGRRLSWPRLENDTSIMALGAYRPLDDALRIAFTELIDWIHTDYGLSKLDAYELLSKVAQIHLTEMVDPNYVVIAKMPKKYLPAKKR
- a CDS encoding mechanosensitive ion channel domain-containing protein, which codes for MRTMESRFLLYAVVLIGLLLLYGAAIPVMVPNLAGMLGGNVVAYLNRSLFELGGLPVTPLFLAKCLLFLLALTVFSRMLRHFLQRRVLPHTSMEPGQQYALARFSSYLFFVFGLTIGIQSLGVDLSSLVVLGGALGVGVGLGLQSVVSNFVSGLILLVERPVKVGDRIEVEGTFGEVVRIAGRSTWVRTNDNVVIIVPNSEFITGRVINWTANDRQVRFSVPVGVAYGSDPDQVRETLLAVARQNPDVLQNPEPDVIFTEFGDSALHFQLRVFTTSKVPSPPSLKSDLYFAIFQAFAEKGIHIPFPQRDLHLRSAVPVVVTGHSAIQA